Proteins from one Malania oleifera isolate guangnan ecotype guangnan chromosome 4, ASM2987363v1, whole genome shotgun sequence genomic window:
- the LOC131152883 gene encoding aminomethyltransferase, mitochondrial: protein MRGGSLWQLGQSITRRLAQADKKVAARRCFSSEAELKKTVLYDFHVANGGKMVPFAGWSMPIQYKDSIMDSTLNCRENGSLFDVSHMCGLSLKGKDCIPFLEKLVIADVAGLAPGTGTLTVFTNEKGGAIDDSVITKVKDDHIYLVVNAGCRDKDLAHIEEHMKSFKAKGGDVSWHIHDERSLLALQGPLAAPVLQHLTKDDLSKVYFGEFQMLDINGVHCFLTRTGYTGEDGFEISVPSEHAVDLAKAILEKSEVKVRLTGLGARDSLRLEAGLCLYGNDMEQHTTPVEAGLTWAIGKRRRAEGGFLGSDVILKQLKEGPSIRRVGLFSSGPPARSHNEIQDESGNGIGEVTSGGFSPCLKKNIAMGYVKSGSHKAGTKLKIVIRGKTYDGAITKMPFVPTKYYKPS, encoded by the exons ATGAGGGGAGGGAGCTTGTGGCAACTTGGACAATCCATCACCCGTCGCCTTGCTCAGGCCGATAAGAAGGTTGCAGCCCGTCGATGTTTTTCCTCGGAAGCTGAGCTTAAGAAGACTGTTCTTTATGATTTCCATGTTGCTAATGGAGGGAAAATGGTACCTTTTGCTGGATGGAGCATGCCTATTCAGTACAAGGACTCAATCATGGACTCCACATTGAACTGTAGGGAGAATGGTAGTCTCTTTGATGTTTCCCACATGTGTGGGTTGAGCTTGAAGGGGAAAGACTGCATCCCATTTCTCGAAAAGCTCGTCATTGCCGATGTTGCTGGTCTTGCCCCAGGGACTGGAACTCTCACTGTCTTCACGAACGAGAAGGGTGGTGCAATTGATGATTCAGTGATCACCAAGGTCAAGGATGATCACATATACCTGGTTGTCAATGCGGGTTGTAGGGACAAGGATTTGGCCCACATTGAGGAGCATATGAAGTCATTCAAGGCCAAAGGTGGGGACGTCTCATGGCATATACACGACGAGAGATCTCTTCTGGCTCTCCAG GGTCCTCTTGCTGCTCCAGTTCTTCAACACCTGACAAAAGACGATTTGAGCAAGGTGTACTTCGGGGAGTTTCAAATGCTGGATATCAATGGGGTGCATTGCTTTCTCACTAGGACAGG GTACACTGGTGAAGATGGATTTGAAATTTCAGTTCCTTCTGAACATGCAGTAGACCTTGCCAAAGCAATTCTGGAGAAATCTGAAGTTAAGGTGAGGTTGACGGGGCTTGGTGCCCGAGATAGTCTCCGACTTGAAGCTGGGTTGTGTTTGTACGGTAATGACATGGAGCAGCACACAACTCCCGTCGAGGCTGGACTCACCTGGGCCATAGGGAAGCGAAGAAGGGCAGAAGGTGGCTTCCTTGGTTCCGATGTTATACTAAAACAACTCAAAGAAGGTCCTTCAATCAGGCGAGTTGGTCTCTTCTCTTCGGGCCCCCCAGCTCGAAGCCACAATGAGATTCAGGATGAGAGTGGAAATGGCATCGGTGAAGTTACCAGTGGGGGATTTAGCCCATGCCTCAAGAAGAACATTGCCATGGGGTATGTGAAATCTGGATCCCACAAAGCAGGAACAAAATTAAAGATCGTGATACGAGGAAAGACCTATGATGGGGCTATCACAAAAATGCCATTTGTACCTACCAAGTACTACAAGCCATCCTAG